A region of the Peromyscus leucopus breed LL Stock chromosome X, UCI_PerLeu_2.1, whole genome shotgun sequence genome:
ATGCAGGCTGAGTCTGATGCTTGGTAGGTGGATCAGTTAACAGAATGAAAAATTCACGAGAAGTGataaatgggagggtcaagctagaacagggacagagtgggagggcagggaggaagataccatgatagatgaggacatcatgagaatgggaagaggcagggtgctgaggaggctctcaggaatccacaaggttgaccccaccttggtctgctggcagtggtccagagggtgcctagaccagtctactctggtgaccggcctagcaaataacccagctgtcatcatagagcctttgtccagtgacagatggaggcaaatacagagatccacggccaggcgccaggctgagttccgggaatccaattgatgagagagaggagagatactgcaggccagggatgtcgagatcatgatgagaggacgtgcagagatgacgggtcacactagtggaaacccatgaactgtggactggtggctgtggagcccccatgggactggactaggccctctggacacagaagacaattgtttggcttgaactgtttgcggggcacccaggcagggggatcgagatctgtctctggtgcatgggcaggcttctgggaatctggtgcctgtggtgtgacaccttgcatagccttggggcagtgggaaggggcttggacttgcctaggctccagtgagctgggctcttctgcctcccaagtcctggaatcaaaggtgtgcaccctAACAACTAGCATTAATTTATCTGTTGTGCACATATGATGACATACTCTACATTGCATATAATACATTGTGGAGGGCACTATACATAAGCACACAGAGCTGACTTGTTCTCCACTGTTGCTTGTTTCTTTATTCATGGAAACATTGTAGTCATATGTGTGCAGGTCTTTAATTCATAGAACCTGTCACGTTGCCTTAATCCTTTGTGTGAATACTCCTGAAATAAATAACCGAAAATAATTTTAATCCTTggatatttttatctctttcatttcattgttactttGGAGTGAAAGGCTGGGATTTTAATTACATTCCATTGTTTTTTCCCGTGTTCTCTCATCTAAGCCATGTTTTCCTAAGAAAAGTAAACTATAGTGTTGTCTTCCATTGTCCAAGGAAATTGTCTTGGATGCTTCAGGGTTTTGAGTTTTCCTCCATTAATATAAACAGTGAGTTTGGTGCTAGGCAAACTATGGACTCAAATTCAAATTCTTGTTTCAAGACTGTCTAAATGGATACTATTCACATCTCCAATTGGTTGGAGTTTTCAGTATGTATCATGAGCCAGTACAATTTTCCTACCTTCTTTGACCAGGTATGTATATCATTGTACCAATTTTCTCAGAGCTATCTTCACATCCTTGTTCCTCAAGGTGTAAATGATAGGGTTAACAGCAGGAGTAAACACTGTGTACAGAAGGGAGAGCAACTTCAATACACCTTCATACTGCGGCACTGACGGGAAGCCATAAACAATGCCCAAAGTCCCATAATAGAGACTAACCACTGTTAGGTGAGATGAACAGGTGGAGAAAGCCCTCTGTTTCCCTGTGGTAGAAGGAATCCTTAGAATGGTGCAAATGATGTGAATATAGGAAGCCAATGTCAGTAGAAAGGGAGCAAGGGCAAATAAAGAGGTGCATATAAAAGAAGTCATTTCAGCTACTTGAGTATTAGTGCAGGCCAATTTCATGATGGGCTTCAAATCACAGAAGAAGTGGTCAATCTCATTGGCAGAACAAAATGTTAAACGAAAAATGAAGATCATGAGCAGGATAGGTGCCAGAAATCCAGCCAACCAAGACGCCACTGCTAGCTGGAAGCAACCCCAGAAGTCCATGATACTGGAGTAGTGTAATGGATTACAGATGGCTATGTATCTATCATAAGACATTACAGCAAGGAAGAAGCATTCTGTTGCCACCAgggaagcaaagaaataaaattgacaaGCACAGGCAAGTAAGGAGATAGGGACACGAGCCATTAACAATGTCCTCAGCATGATGGGCTCAATGGTTGTGGTGTAGCCAATCTCTAGAAAGGAGAAGTGACCAAGAAAGAAATACATGGGTGTGTGAAGAGAGCAATCAGCTGATACCACAGTGAGAATTACCAAGTTACCCATAAGAGTCGTCACATAAATGGTCAGAAATATtccaaaaagaagaaactgaaggcCATGGAGATCCCCAAAACCCAAAAGGACAATTTCTGAAATTTGAGTCATATTTTCTTCTTCACTGATAGCCATGGTTTGGAtctaaatagataaaaatttgaaaaagaacaattgATCAAATACTATTTTAGGAAAACTCAAAGTGCTAATTGGCTTTTTGGGGATTCTGCAACCTAATGTGTTTGAGCACAGTCTCCCAGGAGCCATTTAGAAAGTTAATCCATGGCTTAAATTGCCCTGTGGTATTGAGAATCTGACTATGGCCCATAGATATTCACCTTTCCAAACATTTGTTTGTGAATATAGGCCATAATGTCCAATCCTTGGCGatcttactttgtttttcttttcattccttccttccttccttccttccttccttccttcctttttttaactcctgtgggtggtgccatcttaGTCATCAATAATCCTAGTCacttgtatgtaaaatgaaagtttttttaaatttccttttttataaatTTCACATCAACtgatgtatgtgtattgtgtttcACCGTGACAAAGGACATGTagtccttaaattttattttgttaacagGTCATCAAAATCACTAGAAGAGGAATAATAGAGCAAGAGTTAGCTACCAAAAATAGGGCAGCAGTATGgaataatggaaaaatatttaccCAGATGCATATCACAAATCTGCCACTTTTACTAGCTGTGTCCACAGGAACAAATTACACCCCTTCTTTGACAGTCATTTTCCAATCTATGGAATAGTGTATTAATTTTTGTAACACATTTTACATAACTGCAGGTCACTTTTAGATATCTGCTATGTTCAACAAATATGCCTCTATTATGAGCCAAATTTGCTTAGAATAAAATACTGAAGAAGTCTAGCAAATAAAGAATACTCTGAGTTTTCTGGAATTAATATTCTGGTGGCATGTAAATACCTAAAACAAAAGAAGTGGCCCAAAGAAGAATTTTGACCTATTCACTATGAGTgtaacaaataaacacacagaacaggAAATGTGCTGTATGTTATGTGAGAGAGAAGGATATTTTGCTTTCTGTGGTCAAGAAAGGACTAAAAAAAACCAGTGAGTAgaacatttcttaaaaacaaaacaaaaagaaaaaaaaacatgagatcTAAGAAATGGAGAGAAGATAGCAAGATAGGAAATCAAGCATTGGAGGTGAGGATAAAACAATAAACTCAGCCTTGAGTCAGGAAAGAATGGTGTTTAGAAATTAAACTTAACTAAGGAAATgggtgaggagagaagagagaagagagaagggggagaggaggaggagaaggggaaaggagaagagaaggagaaggatggGGGAGTATGGCAGAAAATTTAGTTTCTTATAGGCCCtcctttaaaaaagtatatttaagTGCTGTATGAATCCATGGGAAGATGTTAAATAGTTAAGTTTTATCTCATGTGTAGCTTCAAACACTTGATGCTATGTAACATAAATTAGAATGAGAACTTCATAGAGTAaccaaattaaaagaataaaaaaaaatacagaagaatgtctaactttctctttcatttaggtcaaacagaaaagaaggacAATGAGAAGATTAAAAAGGAGAAgttggaggggttggggatttagctaagtggtagagtgcttgcgcaaggccctgggttcggtcctcagcatccccccccccaaaaaaaaaagaaaaaagaaaacaacaacaacaacaaaaagagatgttGGAGAGGTAAGATTGAAACCCAGGAGGAAATAGAATGGGAAGAGTCACCTTACAAGAGAATTATGATGCTTAAAGTTATTGTAAAATAGTGAAAATAACAGATTAGCCTCTTAATCTAGTTACATGGATAAGTGATTGATGAGAGTCATAGAGACTGAAGAGAGATGGGGTCATATGTTGGTAACTATAGAGAAGTAAGCATTATTACCTTTTCTATGCTGGTAAAAATGACCCATTATAAATGGGATGTTGATGATGCATAAATAAATGAGGAGCTAATCTGGGGTAGTGGAATTTTTCAGAAGGTCAAAGAGAATGAAATGCAGAGCCCAAGTGGACAGGTTACCTTTTGATACAGGACGGTACATctttattttgttgctgctttgaATCAAGAGAAAGGCCACAGAAAACAGTTGCTGTTCAATTGCTACATTTAATCTTAGGGAGATGTCTGAGtttgtgtctgtagttcctgttctttCAGTGAAGTATGATAGGTCATTCTAGGGGTGAGCAAGTGCATGTGGGAGGCTTGAAGGCAAAGGAAAGCTGTAAAACAGGCAAACCTGGAAGTAAGACTTTATGATATATACTCGTAAAACAGATCCTGACTCCTAGACAGTATTGAGTGGATATTTGATATTTGAGATTATGAGTTTAAGAATGGATAGCTGAAATAAGCCCATTTATTTATGACCCTTGGTAGACTAAATGATTTGTCTCTGTAGGAGAATGGCTTCCAGAATTATTCTCCAACATCACTTAGACAATTGTTTATCACTTGGGTTACTTTCCCAGAAGCAGgtggtaataataaataaaactgaagttGAGAGTAGGATGTGTTGGAGAGTCCAGGGAGAGGCATGGATATGattaaaatgcattgtatgcatctatgacattctcaaaacataaatgaatatatatcacTAAAAAAGACCATTGGCTGCTGGGATAGAGGAAACAGATAGTAGGTTAAAACTAGTTTGGGGCTTTGCCaggtttaaaataatagaaaggaagaaaagcaagaaaatcagcgtaattacaaaaaaaaatcaattatactGATAGATGGCAAGTCTCTCCCTTTCTACTATTTATTACTAAGCTCTAGGATGCTTAGGAGGGGATGGACTTTTAACCTATCATTTGAACAAACTCTTCATTTTGTCACTGCCAGGGAAGGTACAGACAAGTaaaattctgtctctctctctgtctccgtctctctgtctctgtctctctgtctctgtctgtctctgtctcactctgtctctctgtctctctgtgtctctgtgtctctgtctctctctctctctctctctctctctctctctctctctcggttttttgagagagggtttctctgtttagccctgactgtcctggagcacCATCCATACATCAGGCTGGCATCACACTCAGAGattcagagatcggcctgcctctgcctcctgggtgctgggattgaatgcatgtgacaccactgcctggtgaaaaTATCTTTTGAAGGTCTGAAGGCTACTGAAAAAATAGAGCAGGACCTGGCAAGTTTTCTTATCTAATTCTTGCTTCActgtaatatatttatttatttatttatttattcattcattcattcattcattcattcactcatttctctgtttattttcctcCAGTGACCCCAATCAACCATCTTAATGCATAACATGTCAGCACATCAAGGAAGGACTGCCAGCCATTTACTAACTTATAGGGTGTTACATTTGGGAGTAGGTCTTTGATTTCCTTCACTGGACTTATATAGTGGTATTTCAACTATAACTCTTCCCCCTGGAAATAAAACGTTAATCTTATGGATATTGATGTAAGTGTAAATTTGTAAGATGCTAATTATATTATGAGCCAGGAGTTTTGGTCAGGTAGCTGGATAATAGGAACCATATGGGTTTCCCAGCATTCTAAACTGAGCAGCAAATGTAGGACATTGAGGTAATTTTCCATGACAGAGATGTAATAACAACAACTAGAAAAAGCTGCTTTAGAAGGCAAAAGGTTTGGAAGGTAGAATGGCATACGATGGTTTAATGTCTGAAAACAAGGAGGGAGAGATGCCTGCCGGAAGAATGTGTAAGGTGGGGTTCATGGTGGTCATTGGATTTAGAAAGATTTTTAGTGGAGTGAGGGCTAAAGAGAATTgtcaggaacacacacagatttggagaaagaaaagcccttaaaaagatttcaaaaatgagtcatgagagtgagagaaacaaagaaaatgtcagaGGCCAAAGAGGAAGTGGACTCTTTAGTGAAGAGGTGTCATGACTCTTACAATGTGAGGGGCAGCAAGCAGACTGAGGTGGgtgggaacagaaaggaaataacAGACATGGGTTAGACTAGAGTGAGAAAAATTCATGACTAGAGCCTCTGTACTAAGGTGGGAAAGAAGAAGAATCTTTAGAAAAGATGCAGTTAGTTTGAATATGGATAGTAAGTATAAAGATAATTACCTCATATTTTTCATCCCATTTAATTTTGGAAACTTAAGCCATCCTTAGATATCTATGATGAGCCCATGGTAGAGATACTCACTTTGCTTTCTTCGATCCTGTCTTCTTGTTTCATCTATATTTGCAGAGCTGTAAACACTTGGTGAGGGAGAACAGTAAGATGCTAAAACAGGTAGCTGGTTCTCAGTAACATTACTGTGTTGTCTGACCAGGAGTTGATCCAGCAACAGGGTGGCAGATGTATCTAAGGAGATTGCCAGAGCCTTAAGAATCATAGCTTTTCGCCATTCTCTCTGTTTCTGAACAATTAAAAATTTCTCTCTAGCTTCCTTGAATATCAAAAGGCTCCCAAAAATAATTAAGGAGTGTGTCACCTGAAGGTACATTTAGTTTTCAGGTGGTTGTAACCAAAGCATCTTTGGCCCCTGAAGTGACCTCCTTTAGGATTAGAATGGACAAAAGTGCTCACCAATGTATCTCCCTTTTAAACTTTCCAACAACCTTCTGCAAGCAGAGCCTGGGAGATAG
Encoded here:
- the LOC114710162 gene encoding olfactory receptor 10A4-like — its product is MTQISEIVLLGFGDLHGLQFLLFGIFLTIYVTTLMGNLVILTVVSADCSLHTPMYFFLGHFSFLEIGYTTTIEPIMLRTLLMARVPISLLACACQFYFFASLVATECFFLAVMSYDRYIAICNPLHYSSIMDFWGCFQLAVASWLAGFLAPILLMIFIFRLTFCSANEIDHFFCDLKPIMKLACTNTQVAEMTSFICTSLFALAPFLLTLASYIHIICTILRIPSTTGKQRAFSTCSSHLTVVSLYYGTLGIVYGFPSVPQYEGVLKLLSLLYTVFTPAVNPIIYTLRNKDVKIALRKLVQ